One stretch of Pseudomonas azotoformans DNA includes these proteins:
- the dnaA gene encoding chromosomal replication initiator protein DnaA — MSVELWQQCVELLRDELPAQQFNTWIRPLQVEAEGDELRVYAPNRFVLDWVNEKYLSRVLELLDEHGNGLAPVLSLLIGSKRSSAPRAAPNAPLAAAASQAQAAATPAASAPAPAPASSKSSAQKSAPENEEPSRDSFDPMAGAASQQAPVRTEQRTVQVEGALKHTSYLNRTFTFENFVEGKSNQLARAAAWQVADNPKHGYNPLFLYGGVGLGKTHLMHAVGNHLLKKNPNAKVVYLHSERFVADMVKALQLNAINEFKRFYRSVDALLIDDIQFFARKERSQEEFFHTFNALLEGGQQVILTSDRYPKEIEGLEERLKSRFGWGLTVAVEPPELETRVAILMKKADQAKVDLPHDAAFFIAQRIRSNVRELEGALKRVIAHSHFMGRDITIELIRESLKDLLALQDKLVSVDNIQRTVAEYYKIKISDLLSKRRSRSVARPRQVAMALSKELTNHSLPEIGDVFGGRDHTTVLHACRKINELKESDADIREDYKNLLRTLTT; from the coding sequence GTGTCAGTGGAACTTTGGCAGCAGTGCGTGGAGCTTTTGCGCGATGAGCTGCCTGCCCAGCAATTCAACACCTGGATCCGTCCGCTACAGGTCGAAGCCGAAGGCGACGAGTTGCGTGTCTACGCGCCCAATCGTTTTGTTCTCGACTGGGTCAACGAGAAGTACCTGAGCCGTGTTCTCGAATTGCTCGATGAACATGGCAACGGCCTCGCGCCCGTGCTCTCCTTGTTAATAGGCAGCAAACGCAGCTCTGCACCTCGCGCTGCGCCTAATGCGCCATTGGCCGCTGCGGCGTCGCAAGCTCAGGCAGCCGCTACACCGGCTGCCAGTGCGCCTGCTCCTGCACCGGCTTCATCCAAATCGTCTGCGCAAAAAAGTGCGCCAGAGAATGAAGAGCCGTCCCGCGACAGCTTTGACCCGATGGCAGGTGCCGCTTCCCAGCAAGCCCCGGTCCGCACCGAACAGCGCACTGTCCAGGTCGAAGGCGCGCTCAAGCACACCAGCTACCTGAACCGTACGTTTACCTTCGAGAACTTTGTCGAAGGTAAATCCAACCAGTTGGCTCGCGCAGCCGCCTGGCAGGTCGCCGACAACCCCAAGCATGGTTACAACCCGCTGTTCCTTTATGGTGGCGTTGGCTTGGGTAAGACCCACTTGATGCACGCTGTGGGTAACCACCTATTAAAGAAGAACCCGAATGCGAAGGTCGTGTACCTGCACTCGGAGCGCTTCGTGGCTGACATGGTCAAGGCCTTGCAGCTCAACGCGATCAACGAGTTCAAGCGGTTCTACCGCTCGGTTGATGCGTTGCTGATCGATGACATTCAATTCTTTGCCCGCAAAGAGCGTTCCCAGGAAGAGTTTTTCCACACCTTCAACGCCCTGCTCGAAGGCGGTCAGCAGGTCATCTTGACCAGTGACCGCTATCCGAAAGAAATCGAAGGCCTGGAAGAACGCCTGAAATCGCGCTTCGGCTGGGGCCTGACCGTTGCGGTAGAGCCGCCGGAGCTGGAAACCCGCGTCGCGATCCTGATGAAAAAGGCCGACCAGGCCAAAGTCGACCTGCCACACGATGCCGCCTTCTTTATTGCTCAACGCATTCGCTCCAACGTGCGTGAGCTCGAAGGTGCACTCAAGCGGGTTATCGCGCACTCGCACTTCATGGGCCGCGATATCACCATCGAGTTGATTCGCGAATCCCTCAAAGACTTGTTGGCGCTTCAGGACAAACTGGTGAGTGTGGATAACATCCAGCGCACCGTGGCCGAGTACTACAAGATCAAGATTTCCGACCTGTTGTCCAAGCGCCGTTCGCGCTCGGTGGCACGTCCCCGTCAGGTGGCGATGGCCCTCTCCAAGGAGTTGACCAACCACAGCCTGCCGGAAATCGGTGATGTGTTTGGTGGACGCGACCACACCACGGTCTTGCACGCATGCCGCAAGATCAACGAACTTAAGGAATCCGACGCGGATATTCGCGAGGACTACAAGAACCTGCTGCGTACACTGACCACTTGA
- the rpmH gene encoding 50S ribosomal protein L34: MKRTFQPSTIKRARTHGFRARMATKNGRAVLSRRRAKGRARLAV, encoded by the coding sequence ATGAAACGTACTTTCCAACCAAGCACCATCAAACGCGCCCGCACCCACGGCTTCCGTGCTCGCATGGCTACCAAGAACGGCCGTGCTGTCCTGTCGCGTCGTCGCGCCAAAGGTCGTGCGCGTCTGGCAGTTTGA
- a CDS encoding TonB-dependent siderophore receptor yields the protein MRVPTKLRQRLSYHGMTCSLLLGTAATVSVLLSTSALAASVVQHYVIAAGPLDNALSQFAAKANVILSFSPQQTTRLNTAGLEGDYSVDQGFALLLQNSGLQAVVQAPGSYVLQAASIGELTLAPTTVSTYQQGGFNQEIAGDVGYKAQNSRVGTKTSTPLSETPRSVSVVTGQRIKDQKSQTLTEVLGYVPGIFAPPFAAGDGLAGDLFFIRGFNATDYGYGLLRDGLRVQGNRYDTTSEPYGLERVEIFRGPSSLLYGENAPGGLVNLVSKHPTATPQGEVQLGYGSNNRRQLGVDISGPLNDSGNILGRVVMLGRKSDTQTDHVPDDRLYIAPSLTLNFDDYNTLTLLANYQKDHTNLELGLPAAGTLLTNPNGKLSKHTMLGDPDWNTFEREAWSTGYEFSHSFNDDWQFRQNSRYMQSRINRHETWPSALNNRGFGTQLNMTAYDRYNKSMVYSLDNQLEGKFQVGGLENTLLFGASYDRTSFNQDWDAGFAGTINVYNPVYLRDPLTPVAVQNTLLEQQMKGVYAQIQSKYDHWLFLLGGRQDWVDSDFRDKVNKASNTGSDDRKFTYQGGVMYQFDNGLTPYVSYSTAFVPVQQISNAGSPLKPITSSQYEVGVKYEPIGWDTAMTVSVYDLRKEDDTYLDATTNSYRQVGESRAKGAEVEVNSNLTPNLNVTAAYTYTDARITKDSATSLVEGHQMTGVPRNQASVWGKYRFLDGQLKGLSLGGGVRYFDSTFSYTAPTLYGKLDAGSVTLVDAAVGYQIDKHWSVDVNAKNLFDKEYVSGCNDAGRCYWGDSRTLLGTVSYNW from the coding sequence ATGCGCGTTCCCACCAAGCTCCGCCAGCGACTTTCCTACCACGGTATGACATGCAGCCTGCTGCTCGGCACGGCCGCCACTGTCAGTGTGTTGTTATCCACAAGCGCCCTGGCCGCCAGCGTGGTGCAACACTACGTTATTGCGGCCGGCCCCCTGGATAACGCCTTGAGCCAATTTGCCGCCAAGGCGAATGTGATCCTGTCTTTTTCACCTCAGCAAACCACGCGTTTAAACACAGCTGGGCTGGAAGGTGATTACTCCGTGGACCAAGGTTTTGCGCTGTTGCTGCAAAACTCCGGTTTACAGGCGGTAGTCCAGGCGCCTGGCAGTTATGTCCTGCAGGCCGCTTCCATCGGCGAACTCACGCTCGCGCCCACCACAGTCAGCACTTATCAACAGGGCGGTTTCAATCAGGAGATTGCTGGGGATGTGGGCTACAAGGCGCAGAACAGCAGGGTCGGTACAAAGACCAGTACGCCGCTGTCGGAAACACCACGTTCGGTATCGGTCGTCACCGGCCAGCGCATCAAAGACCAGAAGTCCCAAACCCTGACCGAAGTGTTGGGCTACGTGCCCGGTATCTTTGCACCACCCTTTGCCGCCGGTGATGGGCTGGCGGGCGATCTGTTCTTCATTCGCGGTTTCAATGCCACGGATTACGGCTACGGCCTGCTGCGAGATGGCCTGCGCGTACAAGGTAATCGGTACGACACCACCAGTGAGCCCTATGGCCTGGAACGGGTTGAAATCTTCCGTGGTCCTTCTTCCCTGCTCTACGGCGAAAATGCGCCTGGCGGTCTGGTGAACCTGGTGAGCAAACACCCTACTGCGACGCCGCAAGGTGAAGTGCAGTTGGGTTATGGCTCGAATAATCGGCGTCAATTGGGTGTGGATATCTCCGGGCCGCTCAATGACAGCGGTAATATCCTTGGCCGGGTTGTGATGCTCGGTCGCAAATCCGATACGCAGACCGACCATGTGCCAGACGATCGCCTGTACATCGCGCCATCACTGACGCTGAATTTCGACGACTACAACACCCTCACCCTGTTGGCCAATTACCAGAAAGACCACACTAATCTGGAACTCGGCCTACCGGCTGCCGGCACCTTACTTACAAACCCAAATGGCAAGCTCTCCAAGCACACTATGCTCGGCGACCCGGATTGGAATACGTTTGAACGCGAAGCCTGGAGTACCGGTTACGAATTCAGCCACAGCTTCAACGACGACTGGCAGTTCCGTCAGAACTCGCGCTACATGCAGTCTCGCATCAACCGCCATGAAACCTGGCCCAGCGCGCTGAACAACCGCGGCTTCGGGACTCAGTTGAACATGACCGCTTATGACCGCTACAACAAGTCGATGGTCTATTCGCTGGATAACCAGCTGGAAGGCAAATTCCAGGTCGGCGGCCTGGAAAACACGCTGCTGTTCGGTGCCAGCTATGACCGCACCTCGTTCAATCAGGATTGGGACGCGGGGTTTGCCGGCACCATCAATGTGTATAACCCAGTGTACCTGCGTGACCCGCTGACGCCGGTGGCGGTGCAAAACACCCTGCTCGAACAGCAGATGAAAGGCGTTTATGCACAGATCCAGAGCAAGTACGACCACTGGCTGTTCCTGCTGGGCGGCCGTCAGGACTGGGTCGACAGCGATTTCCGCGACAAGGTCAACAAGGCCAGCAATACCGGCTCCGATGACCGCAAGTTCACCTACCAGGGCGGGGTGATGTACCAGTTCGACAACGGCCTGACGCCGTATGTCAGCTACTCCACTGCCTTTGTCCCCGTGCAGCAGATCTCCAACGCCGGCTCGCCCTTGAAACCGATCACCAGCAGCCAGTACGAAGTGGGCGTGAAGTACGAGCCGATCGGCTGGGATACGGCGATGACGGTGTCGGTGTATGACTTGCGCAAGGAAGACGACACTTACCTCGATGCCACCACCAATAGCTATCGCCAAGTGGGCGAAAGCCGGGCCAAGGGCGCTGAGGTAGAGGTCAACAGCAACCTCACGCCTAACCTCAATGTCACCGCAGCCTATACCTACACTGACGCGAGGATTACCAAGGATTCGGCGACCTCGTTGGTCGAGGGCCACCAGATGACCGGGGTTCCGCGTAACCAGGCCTCAGTGTGGGGCAAGTACCGCTTCCTCGATGGTCAACTCAAGGGCTTGTCCCTGGGCGGTGGTGTGCGTTATTTCGACAGTACCTTTTCCTACACCGCACCCACGCTTTACGGAAAGTTGGATGCAGGAAGCGTCACCTTGGTGGATGCAGCCGTTGGCTATCAGATCGACAAACACTGGTCTGTGGATGTAAATGCCAAGAACCTGTTCGACAAGGAATATGTATCTGGTTGCAACGATGCGGGCCGCTGCTATTGGGGTGACAGCCGTACCCTGCTCGGTACGGTGTCTTACAACTGGTAG
- the mnmE gene encoding tRNA uridine-5-carboxymethylaminomethyl(34) synthesis GTPase MnmE — protein MSAPRETIAAVATAQGRGGVGIVRISGPLAGVAAKAISGREMKPRYAHYGQFLDADDSVLDEGLAIYFPGPNSFTGEDVLELQGHGGPVVLDMLLQRCLQLGCRLARPGEFSERAFLNDKLDLAQAEAIADLIEASSAQAARNALRSLQGAFSLRVHNLTEQLISLRIYVEAAIDFPEEEIDFLADGHVLAMLDKVRDELSTVLREAGQGALLRDGMTVVIAGRPNAGKSSLLNALAGREAAIVTEIAGTTRDILREHIHIDGMPLHVVDTAGLRDTDDQVEKIGVERALKAIGEADRVLLVVDATAPEAVDPFALWPEFLEHRPDPAKVTLIRNKADLTGEAIALETSADGHVTISLSAKSAGEGLELLREHLKACMGYEQTSESSFSARRRHLEALRHASAALEHGRAQLTLAGAGELLAEDLRQAQQLLGEITGAFSSDDLLGRIFSSFCIGK, from the coding sequence ATGAGCGCTCCTCGTGAAACCATCGCTGCTGTCGCTACCGCTCAAGGTCGCGGCGGTGTCGGCATCGTTAGAATTTCGGGGCCGCTTGCGGGCGTGGCGGCCAAGGCCATCAGTGGTCGTGAAATGAAGCCACGCTACGCACATTACGGCCAGTTCCTGGATGCTGACGACAGTGTGCTGGATGAAGGCTTGGCTATCTATTTCCCGGGACCGAATTCATTCACAGGCGAAGATGTTCTGGAGTTACAGGGCCACGGTGGCCCGGTTGTGCTGGATATGTTGCTGCAGCGTTGCCTGCAATTGGGTTGCCGCTTGGCGCGCCCAGGTGAATTCAGCGAGCGGGCGTTTTTGAACGACAAGCTCGATCTGGCCCAGGCCGAAGCAATTGCCGACCTGATTGAAGCCAGTTCTGCACAAGCGGCACGTAATGCATTGCGCTCCCTGCAGGGTGCGTTCTCCCTGCGTGTGCATAACTTGACCGAGCAGTTGATCAGCCTGCGTATCTACGTCGAGGCGGCGATTGATTTTCCGGAAGAAGAAATCGACTTTCTCGCCGATGGCCACGTATTGGCGATGCTGGATAAAGTTCGCGATGAGTTATCCACAGTGCTGCGTGAAGCCGGGCAGGGTGCTTTGTTGAGAGACGGCATGACCGTCGTGATCGCGGGGCGGCCCAATGCGGGGAAATCCAGCTTGCTCAATGCCCTGGCGGGGCGTGAAGCCGCCATCGTCACTGAGATTGCCGGCACCACACGGGACATCCTGCGCGAACATATCCACATCGACGGCATGCCGCTGCACGTTGTAGACACCGCGGGTTTGCGCGACACCGACGACCAGGTGGAAAAGATCGGTGTGGAGCGCGCGCTCAAAGCCATCGGCGAGGCGGATCGGGTATTGCTGGTGGTGGACGCTACGGCGCCCGAGGCTGTGGATCCTTTCGCCCTGTGGCCGGAATTCCTCGAGCACCGGCCGGACCCGGCCAAGGTCACCCTGATTCGCAACAAGGCTGACTTGACCGGTGAAGCCATTGCGCTGGAAACCAGCGCGGATGGCCACGTCACGATCAGCCTGAGTGCGAAGTCGGCCGGTGAAGGCCTGGAACTGCTGCGCGAGCATCTCAAGGCCTGCATGGGCTACGAGCAGACCTCGGAAAGCAGCTTCAGTGCGCGCCGCAGGCACCTGGAGGCGTTGCGCCATGCGAGCGCAGCGTTGGAGCATGGGCGGGCGCAGTTGACCCTGGCGGGGGCTGGGGAGCTGCTGGCGGAAGATTTGCGTCAGGCGCAGCAGCTGTTAGGCGAAATCACCGGCGCGTTCAGCTCCGATGATTTGTTGGGGCGGATCTTTTCCAGCTTCTGCATCGGTAAATAA
- the rnpA gene encoding ribonuclease P protein component, producing the protein MVSQDFSREKRLLTPRHFKAVFDSPTGKVPGKNLLLLARNNDLDHPRLGLVIGKKSVKLSVERNRLKRLMRESFRLHQDTLVGWDIVIVARKGLGDVENPELIQHFGKLWKRLARTHKPAPAVSTETVGVDSLDA; encoded by the coding sequence GTGGTGAGTCAGGACTTCAGTCGGGAAAAGCGTCTGCTAACCCCCCGGCATTTCAAGGCAGTCTTTGACTCCCCCACCGGCAAGGTTCCGGGGAAAAATCTCCTGCTCCTTGCGCGTAACAACGATCTTGATCACCCCCGACTCGGGTTGGTGATCGGCAAGAAGAGCGTAAAGCTCTCCGTTGAGCGCAATCGCCTCAAGCGTCTGATGCGCGAATCGTTTCGCCTCCACCAGGACACTCTGGTTGGTTGGGATATTGTTATCGTCGCGCGCAAAGGCTTGGGGGACGTAGAAAACCCCGAATTGATTCAGCATTTCGGCAAGCTCTGGAAACGTTTGGCGCGTACCCACAAGCCAGCACCAGCAGTCAGCACCGAAACTGTAGGGGTAGACAGCCTTGATGCGTAA
- the recF gene encoding DNA replication/repair protein RecF (All proteins in this family for which functions are known are DNA-binding proteins that assist the filamentation of RecA onto DNA for the initiation of recombination or recombinational repair.) yields the protein MSLSRVSVTAVRNLHPVTFSPSPRINILHGANGSGKTSVLEAIHLLGLARSFRSARLLPVIQYEQLACTVFGQVELAEGGHSSLGISRDRGGEFQIRIDGQNARSAAQLAEILPLQLINPDSFRLLEGAPKIRRQFLDWGVFHVEPRFMATWQRLQKALRQRNSWLRHGTLDAASQAAWDRELCLASDEIDEYRRAYIKALKPVFEQTLSELLDLEGLSLSYYRGWDKERELSAVLATSLQRDQQIGHTQAGPQRADLRLRLGAHNAADILSRGQQKLVVCALRIAQGHLVSQARRGQCIYLVDDLPSELDEQHRRALCRLLEELRCQVFITCVDHELLREGWQTETPVALFHVEQGRITQTHDHRE from the coding sequence ATGTCCCTCAGTCGCGTCTCGGTCACCGCGGTGCGCAATCTGCACCCGGTGACCTTCTCCCCCTCTCCCCGCATCAATATCCTCCACGGCGCCAACGGCAGTGGCAAAACCAGCGTGCTGGAAGCCATACATCTGTTGGGGCTTGCCCGTTCCTTTCGCAGCGCTCGGCTGTTACCCGTCATCCAGTACGAGCAATTGGCGTGCACGGTGTTTGGCCAGGTCGAACTGGCTGAAGGTGGGCATAGCAGCCTGGGCATATCCCGAGATCGCGGTGGAGAGTTCCAGATTCGCATTGACGGGCAAAATGCTCGCAGTGCCGCGCAGCTGGCGGAAATTCTGCCGCTGCAATTGATCAACCCCGACAGCTTTCGTTTGTTGGAAGGTGCACCCAAAATCCGCAGGCAATTCCTCGATTGGGGAGTGTTCCACGTGGAACCACGTTTCATGGCCACGTGGCAGCGCTTGCAGAAGGCCCTGCGGCAGCGGAACTCGTGGCTGCGGCATGGTACACTTGACGCCGCTTCGCAAGCGGCCTGGGACCGGGAACTGTGCCTGGCCAGCGACGAAATAGATGAATACCGCCGTGCCTATATCAAAGCCTTGAAACCAGTCTTTGAGCAGACCTTGAGCGAGTTGTTGGATCTCGAAGGTCTGTCGCTGAGTTACTACCGTGGTTGGGACAAAGAACGTGAGCTGAGTGCAGTGCTCGCGACGTCCCTGCAGCGGGATCAGCAAATTGGCCATACCCAGGCCGGACCACAACGGGCTGATTTGCGCCTTAGATTAGGCGCTCACAATGCTGCGGACATCTTGTCCCGTGGCCAGCAGAAGTTGGTGGTGTGCGCGTTACGTATCGCTCAGGGCCATTTGGTTAGCCAGGCTCGACGCGGTCAGTGTATTTATCTGGTGGATGACTTGCCGTCGGAGCTCGACGAGCAGCACCGCCGAGCGCTATGCCGTTTGTTGGAAGAATTACGCTGCCAGGTGTTTATCACTTGTGTAGACCACGAATTATTGAGGGAAGGCTGGCAGACGGAAACGCCGGTCGCTTTGTTCCACGTGGAACAAGGCCGTATCACCCAGACCCACGACCATCGGGAGTGA
- the yidC gene encoding membrane protein insertase YidC — MDIKRTILIVALAIVSYVMVLQWNQDYGQAALPTQNVATNQAAPAIPDTPLGNNASASADVPSANGETSAPLETPVVTNKDLIHVKTDVLDLAIDPQGGDIAQLKLPLYPRRQDHPDVPFQLFDNGGERTYLAQSGLTGTNGPDARATGRPIYSTEQKTYQLADGQNQLNVDLKFSLDGVNYIKRFSFTRGLYDLKVTYLIDNESDKPWSGNLFAQLKRDASSDPSSSTATGTATYLGAALWTSSEPYKKVSMKDIDKGSLKETVQGGWVAWLQHYFVTAWIPNKGEANLVQTRKDSQGNYIIGFTGPALTVAPGAKAETSAILYAGPKSQAVLKELSPGLELTVDYGFLWFIAQPIFWLLQHIHSIVGNWGFSIIFLTMLIKGIFFPLSAASYKSMARMRAVAPKLAALKEQHGDDRQKMSQAMMELYKKEKINPLGGCLPILVQMPVFLSLYWVLLESVEMRQAPFILWITDLSIKDPFFILPIIMGATMFIQQRLNPTPPDPMQAKVMKMMPIIFTFFFLWFPAGLVLYWVVNNVLSISQQWYITRKIEAATAKASA; from the coding sequence ATGGATATTAAACGCACGATCCTGATCGTCGCCCTGGCAATCGTGTCCTACGTCATGGTTCTTCAGTGGAACCAGGACTATGGCCAGGCTGCCCTGCCGACTCAGAATGTTGCTACCAACCAGGCTGCGCCGGCTATTCCGGACACCCCGCTGGGTAACAATGCGTCCGCGAGTGCCGATGTTCCCAGCGCGAATGGCGAGACAAGCGCCCCTTTAGAAACGCCAGTGGTCACCAACAAAGACCTCATCCACGTCAAAACGGATGTGCTCGACCTGGCTATCGACCCACAAGGTGGTGATATCGCGCAGTTGAAACTGCCGCTGTATCCACGTCGTCAAGACCATCCGGATGTTCCGTTCCAGCTGTTCGATAACGGTGGTGAGCGTACTTATCTGGCGCAAAGCGGCCTGACCGGCACCAATGGTCCGGATGCACGCGCTACCGGTCGTCCGATTTACTCGACCGAGCAGAAGACTTATCAACTGGCTGATGGCCAGAACCAGTTGAACGTCGACCTGAAATTCAGCCTTGACGGCGTCAATTACATCAAGCGTTTCAGCTTCACTCGTGGTTTGTACGACTTGAAGGTCACTTATCTGATCGACAACGAAAGCGACAAACCGTGGAGCGGCAACCTGTTTGCCCAACTCAAGCGTGATGCCAGCTCCGATCCTTCTTCCAGCACTGCCACCGGCACCGCGACTTACCTGGGCGCCGCCCTGTGGACAAGTAGCGAGCCGTACAAAAAAGTGTCGATGAAAGATATCGACAAAGGCTCCCTGAAAGAAACCGTCCAAGGTGGCTGGGTTGCCTGGTTGCAACACTACTTCGTGACCGCCTGGATCCCGAACAAGGGTGAGGCCAACCTGGTCCAGACCCGCAAGGACAGCCAAGGTAACTACATCATTGGCTTTACCGGCCCGGCGTTGACCGTCGCACCCGGTGCCAAGGCTGAAACCAGCGCTATCCTGTACGCCGGTCCGAAAAGCCAGGCTGTGCTGAAGGAGTTGTCCCCAGGTCTTGAGCTGACTGTGGATTACGGCTTCCTGTGGTTCATCGCCCAGCCGATTTTCTGGTTGCTGCAACATATCCACAGCATTGTGGGTAACTGGGGCTTCTCGATCATCTTCCTGACCATGCTGATCAAGGGGATCTTCTTCCCGCTGTCGGCAGCCAGCTACAAGTCGATGGCGCGCATGCGTGCCGTGGCTCCGAAACTGGCGGCGCTGAAAGAACAACATGGCGATGACCGGCAGAAAATGTCGCAGGCCATGATGGAGCTGTACAAGAAAGAGAAGATCAACCCGCTGGGTGGATGCTTGCCGATTCTGGTGCAGATGCCGGTGTTCCTGTCGCTGTACTGGGTACTCCTGGAAAGCGTGGAAATGCGCCAGGCGCCGTTCATCCTGTGGATAACTGACCTGTCGATCAAAGACCCGTTCTTTATCCTGCCGATCATCATGGGCGCGACCATGTTTATCCAGCAGCGCCTGAACCCGACTCCGCCGGATCCGATGCAGGCCAAAGTGATGAAAATGATGCCAATCATCTTCACCTTCTTCTTCCTGTGGTTCCCAGCTGGTCTGGTGCTGTACTGGGTGGTCAACAACGTGTTGTCGATCTCTCAACAGTGGTACATCACACGTAAGATCGAAGCGGCTACCGCAAAAGCCTCTGCGTAA
- the yidD gene encoding membrane protein insertion efficiency factor YidD, whose amino-acid sequence MRKLALVPIQFYRYAISPLMANHCRFYPSCSCYALEAIENHGLLRGGWLTFRRLGRCHPWNAGGYDPVPPIPTSRSSSMAE is encoded by the coding sequence ATGCGTAAACTGGCCCTCGTTCCGATCCAGTTTTATCGCTATGCCATTAGTCCTCTGATGGCCAACCACTGTCGTTTCTACCCCAGTTGTTCCTGCTACGCGTTAGAGGCCATAGAAAACCATGGTCTTCTGCGCGGTGGCTGGCTGACCTTTCGTCGTTTAGGTCGCTGTCATCCGTGGAATGCCGGTGGTTATGACCCGGTTCCACCTATCCCTACCTCCCGTTCTTCTTCGATGGCCGAGTAA
- the dnaN gene encoding DNA polymerase III subunit beta, which yields MHFTIQREALLKPLQLVAGVVERRQTLPVLSNVLLVVEGQQLSLTGTDLEVELVGRVQLEEPAEPGEITVPARKLMDICKSLPNDALIDIKVDEAKLVVKAGRSRFTLSTLPANDFPTVEEGPGSLTCSLDQSKLRRLIERTSFAMAQQDVRYYLNGMLLEVSEGIIRAVATDGHRLAMCSMRADIGQPDRHQVIVPRKGILELARLLTEPEGNVSIVLGQHHIRATTGEFTFTSKLVDGKFPDYERVLPKGGDKLVLGDRQALREAFSRTAILSNEKYRGIRLQLANGQLKIQANNPEQEEAEEEVGVDYNGGSLEIGFNVSYLLDVLGVMTTEQVRLILSDSNSSALVQESDNDDSAYVVMPMRL from the coding sequence ATGCATTTCACCATTCAACGCGAAGCCCTGTTGAAACCCCTGCAACTGGTCGCAGGCGTCGTCGAGCGCCGACAGACCTTGCCGGTGCTCTCTAACGTATTGCTGGTTGTCGAAGGCCAGCAGTTGTCCTTGACCGGTACCGACCTGGAAGTCGAGCTGGTTGGCCGCGTGCAGCTGGAAGAGCCCGCCGAGCCTGGCGAGATCACCGTGCCGGCGCGCAAGCTGATGGACATCTGCAAAAGCCTGCCGAACGACGCGCTGATCGACATCAAGGTTGATGAAGCGAAGTTGGTCGTCAAGGCCGGCCGCAGTCGCTTCACCCTGTCCACGTTGCCAGCCAATGATTTCCCGACGGTTGAAGAAGGCCCGGGTTCGCTGACCTGTAGCCTGGATCAGAGCAAGCTGCGTCGCTTGATCGAGCGCACCAGCTTCGCCATGGCCCAGCAGGACGTACGCTACTACCTCAACGGCATGCTGCTGGAAGTGTCGGAAGGCATCATCCGCGCCGTCGCTACCGACGGTCACCGTCTGGCAATGTGTTCGATGCGTGCCGATATCGGCCAACCGGATCGTCACCAGGTGATCGTGCCGCGCAAAGGTATCCTTGAGCTGGCGCGTCTGCTCACCGAGCCGGAAGGCAACGTCAGCATCGTCTTGGGTCAACACCATATTCGCGCCACCACCGGTGAGTTCACCTTCACTTCCAAGCTGGTTGACGGCAAGTTCCCGGATTACGAGCGCGTGTTGCCTAAAGGTGGTGACAAACTCGTACTGGGTGATCGCCAAGCGCTGCGTGAAGCGTTCAGCCGTACCGCGATTCTGTCCAACGAAAAGTACCGTGGTATCCGCCTGCAACTGGCCAACGGTCAGTTGAAAATCCAGGCCAACAACCCGGAACAGGAAGAAGCGGAAGAAGAAGTGGGCGTCGACTACAACGGCGGCTCCCTGGAAATCGGCTTCAACGTGAGCTACCTGTTGGATGTACTGGGCGTGATGACCACCGAGCAGGTTCGCTTGATCCTGTCGGACTCCAACAGCAGCGCCCTGGTGCAGGAATCCGACAACGACGACTCGGCTTACGTTGTCATGCCGATGCGCCTGTAA